The Methylomonas koyamae genome has a segment encoding these proteins:
- a CDS encoding M18 family aminopeptidase, translating into MSAHRQVQDLLDFIDASPSPWHAVASIEQRLQAFQFQRLHEGDAWTLAADGRYYVIRDDSSIAAFVLGRTDLAAKGFKLLGAHTDSPGLRVKPQPVLESDKIQRLAVEIYGGPILATFTDRDLSLAGRVAFSQADGSVGSRLLRFDQALLRLPNLAIHMNRGVNEDGLKLQKQTELALIMASAAEQLPADYFRQLLAATAGIEADSLLSWELNVYDTQKGAFWGNDGLFYADSQLDNLASCHAGLSAMLDNAVLNSGNTLVCAFFDHEEIGSESCKGAAGSFLPDVLERIAACCCDRADGYRRALAHSFMVSADMAHGYQPGFPGAYEPGHKVIVNQGPAIKINVNHRYASECLSEAEFIRFCRDADVPYQKYAHRGDLPCGSTIGPIASAKLGVRSVDVGSPMWAMHSLRESAGVLDHGYMIRALRAFFCSQ; encoded by the coding sequence ATGAGCGCCCACCGGCAAGTACAGGATTTACTCGACTTCATCGATGCCAGCCCCAGCCCGTGGCATGCGGTAGCCAGCATCGAACAACGTCTACAGGCGTTTCAGTTCCAGCGCCTGCACGAGGGCGACGCCTGGACCCTGGCCGCCGACGGCCGCTACTACGTGATCCGCGACGATTCGTCGATTGCGGCTTTCGTGCTGGGCCGAACGGACCTGGCGGCCAAGGGTTTCAAATTGCTCGGCGCCCACACCGACTCGCCCGGATTGCGGGTCAAACCGCAGCCGGTATTGGAATCGGACAAAATTCAACGCTTAGCAGTCGAAATCTACGGCGGGCCGATTCTGGCAACCTTCACCGACCGCGACCTAAGTTTGGCCGGCCGCGTCGCGTTCAGCCAAGCGGACGGCAGCGTCGGCAGCCGGTTACTCCGCTTCGACCAAGCCCTGCTGCGTTTGCCCAATCTGGCAATTCACATGAACCGCGGCGTCAACGAAGACGGCCTGAAATTGCAAAAGCAAACCGAACTGGCCTTGATAATGGCCAGCGCCGCCGAACAATTGCCCGCCGACTATTTTCGCCAGTTGCTGGCCGCTACCGCCGGCATCGAGGCCGACAGCCTGTTGAGTTGGGAATTGAACGTTTACGACACCCAAAAAGGCGCATTCTGGGGCAACGACGGCTTGTTCTACGCCGACAGCCAATTGGATAACCTGGCGTCCTGCCACGCCGGCTTAAGCGCGATGCTGGATAACGCGGTACTGAACAGCGGCAACACGCTGGTCTGCGCCTTTTTCGACCACGAAGAAATCGGCAGCGAAAGCTGCAAAGGCGCGGCCGGCAGCTTTTTGCCGGACGTGCTGGAACGCATCGCCGCCTGCTGCTGCGACCGAGCCGACGGTTATCGCCGAGCCTTGGCCCACAGCTTTATGGTTAGTGCCGATATGGCGCATGGCTACCAGCCCGGCTTTCCCGGCGCTTACGAACCCGGCCACAAAGTGATCGTCAACCAGGGCCCGGCCATCAAGATTAACGTTAACCACCGCTATGCCTCGGAATGCCTGTCCGAGGCGGAATTCATCCGCTTTTGCCGAGACGCCGACGTGCCCTACCAGAAGTACGCTCACCGCGGCGACCTGCCCTGCGGCAGCACGATAGGCCCGATCGCGTCGGCCAAACTGGGCGTACGCAGCGTGGATGTCGGTTCGCCGATGTGGGCCATGCACAGCCTCCGCGAAAGCGCCGGCGTTTTGGACCACGGTTATATGATCCGGGCGCTGCGGGCTTTTTTCTGCAGCCAGTGA
- the msrB gene encoding peptide-methionine (R)-S-oxide reductase MsrB: MTDSNDPEKFWREKLTPEQYRVCREKGTEPPFTGKYTDCEEAGIYRCVCCGEALFDSEHKFHSGCGWPSFWNPLHAESLDEHLDTSHGMRRTEVTCHSCGAHLGHVFEDGPLPTGLRYCINSVALTLDKKT; this comes from the coding sequence ATGACCGACTCGAACGATCCGGAAAAATTTTGGCGCGAAAAACTGACGCCGGAGCAATACCGCGTTTGCCGCGAAAAAGGCACCGAACCGCCGTTCACCGGCAAATACACCGATTGCGAGGAAGCCGGCATCTACCGCTGCGTCTGTTGCGGCGAGGCCTTGTTCGATTCCGAACACAAATTCCATTCCGGCTGCGGCTGGCCCAGCTTTTGGAACCCGTTGCACGCCGAGAGCCTGGACGAACATCTCGATACCAGCCACGGCATGCGCCGCACCGAAGTGACCTGCCATTCCTGCGGCGCCCATCTCGGCCACGTGTTCGAAGACGGCCCGCTACCGACCGGATTGCGCTATTGCATCAATTCGGTAGCGTTAACCCTGGACAAGAAAACATGA
- a CDS encoding NAD(P)/FAD-dependent oxidoreductase gives MARIVVLGAGIGGVPMAYEMKETVGKEHEVVVISDSPTFHFVPSNPWVPPKWRKPEDLKIELAPVMAKKGITFIQKAATKVDPANNKVDLADGSAVEYDYLVIATGPRLAFDEVPGLGPHGGHTSSVCHVDHAALAAEDWDRFMADPGPIVIGAVQGASCFGPAYEYMMIIETELRKRKIRDKVPMTFVTSEPYIGHLGLGGVGDTKGLLESALRDKTIKWITNAKVDKIEAGMMYITEVDDDGNEKKKHELPFKHSMMLPAFTGVDAVRNSGAEGLTNPRGFVIVDEHQRNPTYKNIYSVGVCVALPPVEKTPVPVGTPKTGYMIESMVTATAHNIRDELAGKQPSDKPSLSALCLADLGDTGVAFLAVPQIPPRNTTWSQHGKWVHLAKIAFEKYFMRKVRKGISEPFYERMMLKFMGVVRLK, from the coding sequence ATGGCAAGAATCGTAGTGTTGGGTGCAGGCATCGGTGGCGTACCGATGGCGTACGAAATGAAGGAAACGGTTGGCAAGGAGCACGAAGTGGTGGTGATTTCCGATTCGCCGACTTTCCATTTCGTGCCGTCCAATCCTTGGGTACCGCCGAAATGGCGCAAACCGGAAGATTTGAAAATCGAACTGGCGCCGGTGATGGCGAAAAAAGGCATCACCTTCATCCAAAAGGCCGCCACCAAGGTCGATCCGGCCAATAACAAAGTCGATCTGGCCGACGGCAGTGCCGTGGAATACGACTATCTGGTCATCGCTACCGGACCGCGTTTGGCTTTCGACGAAGTACCGGGCCTGGGCCCCCACGGCGGCCACACGTCTTCGGTTTGCCACGTCGACCACGCTGCGTTGGCAGCCGAAGACTGGGACCGCTTCATGGCCGATCCCGGTCCGATCGTGATCGGTGCGGTGCAAGGCGCTTCCTGCTTCGGTCCGGCCTACGAATACATGATGATCATCGAAACCGAATTGCGGAAACGTAAAATCCGCGACAAGGTACCGATGACTTTCGTCACTTCCGAACCTTATATCGGCCATCTGGGCCTGGGCGGCGTCGGCGACACCAAAGGCTTGCTGGAAAGCGCGTTGCGCGACAAGACCATCAAATGGATCACCAATGCCAAGGTCGACAAGATTGAAGCCGGCATGATGTATATCACCGAAGTCGACGACGACGGCAACGAAAAGAAGAAGCACGAGCTGCCGTTCAAACATTCGATGATGCTGCCGGCCTTTACCGGCGTCGATGCGGTGCGTAACAGCGGTGCGGAAGGCCTGACCAATCCGCGCGGCTTCGTCATCGTCGACGAACACCAGCGCAATCCGACCTATAAAAACATTTATTCGGTCGGCGTCTGCGTGGCCTTGCCGCCGGTGGAAAAAACCCCGGTACCGGTCGGTACCCCGAAAACCGGTTACATGATCGAATCGATGGTGACCGCGACCGCCCACAACATCCGCGACGAACTGGCCGGCAAGCAACCGTCCGACAAGCCGAGCTTGAGTGCGCTGTGTCTGGCAGATCTGGGCGATACCGGCGTGGCATTCTTGGCGGTGCCGCAGATACCGCCGCGCAATACCACCTGGTCGCAACACGGCAAATGGGTGCATCTGGCCAAAATCGCGTTCGAAAAATACTTCATGCGCAAAGTCAGAAAAGGTATCAGCGAGCCGTTCTACGAACGGATGATGCTGAAATTCATGGGCGTCGTGCGCCTGAAATAG
- a CDS encoding YgaP family membrane protein, which translates to MSIDRMVMAFAGSFILASLALAHWHSPNWLWFTAFVGANLLQASFTGFCPLAIILKKLGVKPGCAF; encoded by the coding sequence ATGTCTATCGATCGGATGGTGATGGCGTTTGCCGGCTCGTTTATTCTGGCCAGCCTGGCATTGGCGCATTGGCATTCGCCAAATTGGTTGTGGTTTACCGCCTTCGTCGGCGCCAATTTATTGCAAGCCTCGTTTACCGGCTTTTGCCCGTTGGCGATTATCCTGAAAAAGCTCGGCGTAAAACCCGGCTGCGCGTTTTAG
- a CDS encoding Hsp20 family protein, producing the protein MRVEYTPIYRPNLGLAPWAAMLDGILQSDRPNHDYPAFDIEAVGDNQFTISLAVPGFSPEQLLIETENNVLTVKGEKPQDAGKRRFLHQGIVSRNFERRFNLAEHTEVCGAHYRDGLLTVSLVKRVPEAMKPRRIEIDNVGQVLNPAPAQATLPIA; encoded by the coding sequence ATGAGAGTCGAATATACGCCGATTTACCGTCCCAACCTGGGTTTGGCGCCATGGGCCGCGATGTTGGACGGCATTTTGCAAAGCGATCGGCCCAATCACGATTATCCGGCCTTCGATATCGAAGCGGTCGGCGACAACCAATTTACCATCAGTTTGGCGGTGCCTGGGTTCAGTCCGGAGCAGTTGCTGATAGAAACCGAAAACAACGTACTGACCGTCAAAGGCGAGAAACCGCAAGACGCCGGCAAGCGCCGCTTTCTGCACCAAGGCATTGTCAGCCGCAATTTCGAACGCCGTTTCAATCTGGCCGAACATACCGAAGTCTGCGGCGCCCACTACCGTGACGGTTTGCTGACCGTAAGTCTGGTAAAACGCGTGCCGGAGGCGATGAAACCGCGCCGCATCGAAATCGACAACGTCGGCCAGGTACTTAACCCGGCCCCAGCCCAAGCCACCTTGCCGATCGCTTGA
- a CDS encoding phosphate-starvation-inducible PsiE family protein, translating to MATGIVESATGGRSQRPPDGTDARSSRPAAWPHEEWKLLSFYEKFEQCVALVLVALISLVIVSALYRLALKVLATLLEAADPTDPGVFQALFGMIMTLLIAMEFKHSILRVVARRDSIIQVKTVILIAILAISRKFIVLDTKHLVAADIAALSGALLALGCVYWLMRERDDRVQR from the coding sequence ATGGCTACCGGAATCGTTGAATCCGCTACCGGCGGGCGTAGCCAGCGTCCGCCGGACGGCACCGATGCCAGGTCGTCCCGGCCGGCGGCCTGGCCGCACGAAGAATGGAAACTGCTGTCGTTTTACGAAAAATTCGAGCAGTGCGTGGCACTGGTGCTGGTGGCGCTGATTTCGCTGGTGATCGTCAGCGCGTTGTACCGTTTGGCGCTCAAAGTATTGGCGACCTTGCTCGAAGCCGCCGACCCCACCGACCCCGGCGTGTTCCAGGCCTTGTTCGGCATGATCATGACCTTGCTGATCGCTATGGAATTCAAGCACTCGATCTTGCGCGTCGTCGCTCGCCGCGACAGCATCATTCAGGTCAAAACGGTGATTCTGATCGCGATCCTGGCGATCAGCCGCAAATTCATCGTGCTCGATACCAAGCACTTGGTGGCAGCCGACATTGCCGCCTTATCCGGCGCGTTGTTGGCGTTGGGCTGCGTCTACTGGCTGATGCGCGAGCGCGACGACCGGGTTCAGCGTTGA
- a CDS encoding ion transporter produces MRPNRKPHRYNQGQTLSPWREALNQIIFGSETAAGRTFDILLIVAILLSIGVVMLDSVAHIQQRYANVLFRAEWAFTALFTLEYLLRLVCVRRPWLYIRSFFGIIDLLSILPAYLGLLLPGTGYMLTLRILRLLRIFRILKLSQYLDEANVLTVALANSFRKITVFLYAVLTLVVVFGALMYVVEGPQAGFTSIPKAVYWAIVTITTVGYGDIAPKTALGQLIASTIMIMGYGIIAVPTGIYSAELINSHNNRGLDNRACANCGAVGHDFDAAHCKYCGERIGA; encoded by the coding sequence ATGAGACCGAACCGCAAACCGCACCGCTATAACCAAGGCCAAACCCTGTCGCCGTGGCGGGAGGCGTTGAACCAAATCATTTTCGGCTCGGAAACCGCTGCCGGCCGGACTTTCGACATTCTGTTGATCGTCGCCATCCTGCTCAGCATCGGCGTGGTGATGCTGGACAGCGTGGCGCATATCCAACAGCGTTACGCGAACGTGCTGTTTCGGGCGGAGTGGGCGTTCACAGCTTTGTTCACGCTGGAATACCTGCTGCGGTTGGTCTGCGTGCGCCGACCCTGGCTGTATATCCGCAGCTTTTTCGGCATCATCGACTTGCTGTCGATTCTGCCGGCTTATCTGGGCTTGCTGCTGCCGGGCACCGGCTACATGCTAACGCTGCGGATATTGCGGCTGTTGCGGATTTTCCGGATTCTGAAGCTCTCCCAATATCTGGACGAAGCCAATGTCCTGACCGTCGCCTTGGCCAATAGCTTTCGTAAAATCACGGTATTTCTGTATGCGGTGTTGACGCTGGTCGTGGTTTTCGGCGCGCTGATGTATGTGGTGGAAGGCCCGCAAGCCGGCTTTACCAGTATTCCGAAAGCGGTGTATTGGGCCATCGTCACGATCACCACCGTCGGTTACGGCGACATTGCCCCGAAGACGGCTTTGGGGCAGTTGATCGCGTCCACCATCATGATCATGGGTTACGGCATCATCGCCGTGCCGACCGGCATCTACAGCGCCGAATTGATCAACAGCCACAACAACCGCGGCCTGGACAATCGAGCCTGCGCCAACTGCGGTGCGGTCGGACACGATTTCGACGCGGCGCATTGCAAGTACTGCGGCGAGCGGATCGGCGCTTGA
- the nifE gene encoding nitrogenase iron-molybdenum cofactor biosynthesis protein NifE, which produces MKSTKDIAEMLDEPACEHNKKEKSGCAKPKPGSAAGGCAFDGAQIALLPIADVAHIVHGPIACAGSSWDNRGTRSSGPGLYRIGMTTDLTEQDIVMGRSEKRLFHAIKQAVESFNPPAVFIYNTCVPALVGDDINATCKEATERWGVPVVPIDAAGFYGTKNLGNRIAADAMIKYVVGTRDPDPLPPAAIAAEKTGIKIHDVNLVGEYNIAGEFWHVLPLLDEMGLRVLCTLSGDARFREVQTMHKAEVNMMVCSKAMINVARKLEQQYQIPWFEGSFYGITDTSQALRDFARIIADPDLTARTEAIIAREENRIRAALAPWRERLKGKRVLLFTGGVKSWSVISALQDLGMVVVATGTKKSTEEDKARIRELMGEDTLMIEDGSPKALLKVVRDYKADILIAGGRNMYTALKARIPFLDINQEREFGYEGYQGMLELVRQLALTLESPVWEAVRAPAPWRASKSVGYASRTELAEVREAYPTASESVAA; this is translated from the coding sequence ATGAAATCGACCAAAGACATTGCCGAAATGCTGGACGAACCGGCTTGCGAGCATAACAAGAAGGAAAAATCCGGCTGCGCCAAACCCAAACCCGGCTCGGCCGCCGGCGGTTGTGCCTTCGATGGCGCCCAAATCGCATTGTTACCGATTGCCGACGTCGCCCATATCGTGCACGGCCCGATCGCTTGTGCCGGCAGCTCCTGGGACAACCGTGGCACCCGCTCCTCCGGGCCGGGCCTGTACCGGATCGGCATGACCACCGACCTGACCGAGCAGGACATCGTTATGGGCCGCTCGGAAAAACGCCTGTTCCATGCCATCAAGCAAGCCGTGGAAAGCTTCAACCCGCCGGCGGTATTCATTTACAACACCTGCGTGCCGGCCCTGGTCGGCGACGACATCAACGCCACCTGCAAAGAAGCCACCGAGCGTTGGGGCGTGCCGGTGGTGCCGATAGACGCGGCCGGTTTTTACGGCACCAAAAACCTGGGCAACCGCATCGCCGCCGATGCGATGATCAAATACGTGGTGGGGACTCGCGACCCCGATCCGTTGCCGCCGGCAGCGATAGCAGCGGAAAAAACCGGCATCAAAATCCACGACGTCAACTTGGTCGGCGAATACAACATTGCCGGCGAGTTCTGGCACGTGTTGCCGCTGCTGGACGAAATGGGCTTGCGCGTCTTGTGCACCCTGTCCGGCGACGCTCGCTTCCGCGAAGTGCAAACCATGCACAAGGCCGAAGTCAACATGATGGTCTGCTCCAAAGCCATGATCAACGTAGCGCGCAAACTGGAGCAGCAATACCAAATTCCCTGGTTCGAGGGCAGCTTCTACGGCATTACCGACACCAGCCAAGCCTTGCGCGATTTCGCCCGCATCATAGCCGATCCGGATTTGACCGCCCGCACCGAAGCCATCATCGCCCGCGAAGAGAATCGGATCCGCGCAGCCTTGGCGCCGTGGCGCGAACGCCTGAAAGGCAAACGGGTATTGCTGTTTACCGGCGGCGTCAAAAGCTGGTCGGTAATTTCGGCGCTGCAGGATTTGGGCATGGTCGTCGTCGCTACCGGCACCAAGAAATCGACCGAAGAAGACAAAGCCCGGATTCGGGAATTGATGGGCGAAGATACCTTGATGATCGAAGACGGCAGCCCGAAGGCGTTGTTAAAAGTCGTGCGCGACTATAAAGCCGACATTCTGATTGCCGGCGGCCGCAATATGTATACCGCGTTGAAGGCGCGCATCCCGTTTCTGGACATCAACCAGGAGCGCGAATTCGGTTACGAAGGCTACCAAGGCATGCTGGAACTGGTCCGCCAATTGGCTTTGACGCTGGAAAGCCCGGTCTGGGAAGCGGTTCGGGCGCCGGCGCCGTGGCGGGCCTCGAAATCCGTAGGGTATGCATCGCGTACCGAATTGGCTGAGGTACGCGAAGCGTACCCTACAGCGTCCGAATCCGTCGCTGCTTAG
- the nifN gene encoding nitrogenase iron-molybdenum cofactor biosynthesis protein NifN, protein MAEILKRNKALSVSPLKASQPTGGSLACLGFDRAIPMLHGSQGCTAFAKVFFVRHFREPIPLQTTAMDQASSVLGADENVIEGIKIIAEKSNPALIAVLTTGLAETQGCDVQRNLREFRAKYPEYDHVAVVVVNTPDFTGCVETGYAATLTEIVRSLVPDAEQAGTKPGNRLRQVNVLASPMLTPGDLEALRDLIEQFNLRPVLVPDISDSLDGSLTDDDFSPVTIGGTPVSELKTLGEARATLVVGASLRKAGELLQEKTGVPSHFFDHLYGLQANDALICALADISEMPVPGKIERQRAQLQDAMLDTHFMLGQLRVALAGDPDQLNALAHLVTGMGAEVVAAVAAANAPVLATTPVASVKIGDLEDLENLAREHKAQLLIGNSHAVASAERLGIPILRVGFPLYDIIGGYQKTWIGYRGSRQTLFDLANLVINFAHEEIEPYFSPYAQKPESERQACSPSCH, encoded by the coding sequence ATGGCCGAAATCCTGAAACGCAATAAAGCCCTGTCGGTAAGCCCGTTAAAAGCTAGCCAACCCACCGGCGGCTCGTTGGCCTGCCTGGGTTTCGATAGGGCGATCCCGATGCTGCATGGCTCGCAAGGCTGCACAGCGTTTGCCAAAGTGTTTTTCGTGCGCCACTTCCGCGAACCGATTCCGTTGCAAACCACTGCGATGGATCAGGCCAGTTCGGTACTCGGCGCCGACGAGAACGTGATCGAGGGCATCAAAATCATCGCCGAGAAATCCAATCCGGCCTTGATTGCGGTATTGACCACCGGCCTGGCCGAAACCCAGGGCTGCGACGTGCAGCGCAACTTACGCGAGTTCCGCGCCAAATATCCCGAATACGACCATGTTGCGGTTGTGGTCGTTAACACGCCGGATTTTACCGGCTGCGTCGAAACCGGCTATGCGGCGACGCTGACCGAAATCGTGCGCAGTCTGGTACCGGATGCCGAGCAGGCCGGCACCAAGCCCGGTAACCGCCTGCGCCAGGTCAACGTGCTGGCCAGCCCGATGCTGACGCCGGGCGATTTGGAGGCCTTGCGCGATCTGATCGAGCAATTCAATTTGCGGCCGGTGCTGGTGCCGGACATCTCCGATTCGCTGGACGGCAGTTTGACCGACGACGATTTTTCGCCGGTGACGATAGGCGGTACCCCGGTGTCGGAACTGAAGACGCTGGGCGAGGCCCGCGCCACGCTGGTAGTCGGCGCGTCGCTGCGCAAAGCCGGCGAACTGTTGCAGGAAAAAACCGGCGTGCCCAGCCATTTCTTCGACCATCTGTACGGTTTGCAAGCCAACGATGCCTTGATTTGCGCGCTGGCCGACATCAGCGAAATGCCGGTGCCGGGCAAGATCGAACGCCAACGCGCGCAATTGCAGGATGCGATGCTGGATACCCATTTCATGCTCGGCCAATTGCGGGTAGCGCTAGCCGGCGATCCCGATCAACTCAACGCGTTGGCGCATCTGGTCACCGGCATGGGCGCCGAGGTGGTTGCCGCCGTGGCCGCCGCTAATGCGCCGGTACTGGCAACGACGCCGGTCGCCAGCGTCAAGATCGGCGACCTCGAAGATTTGGAAAACCTGGCCCGCGAACACAAGGCGCAACTGCTGATCGGCAACTCGCATGCGGTCGCCAGCGCCGAGCGTTTGGGCATTCCGATTCTGCGGGTCGGCTTTCCGTTATACGACATCATCGGCGGCTACCAGAAAACCTGGATCGGTTACCGCGGCAGCCGCCAAACCCTGTTCGATCTGGCCAATCTGGTCATCAATTTCGCCCACGAAGAAATCGAGCCTTACTTTTCGCCGTACGCGCAGAAGCCGGAATCCGAACGCCAAGCTTGTTCGCCGTCATGTCATTAG
- the nifX gene encoding nitrogen fixation protein NifX, whose product METAIKVAFATTDMVHVNQHFGSAKSFAVYAVDPEQSEMLEAAQFGELAQDGNEDKLSVKIQLLEGCAAVYCQAIGASAIKQIVAQGIQPIKVQEGATIKDLIGDLQHEMKVGPSTWLAKAINQHKGPSPDRFNAMEDEGWDE is encoded by the coding sequence ATGGAAACCGCGATAAAAGTCGCTTTCGCCACCACCGACATGGTGCACGTCAACCAGCATTTCGGTTCCGCCAAATCGTTCGCGGTCTATGCCGTCGACCCGGAACAGTCGGAAATGCTGGAAGCCGCCCAGTTCGGCGAACTGGCGCAAGACGGCAACGAGGACAAATTGTCGGTGAAGATCCAGTTGTTGGAAGGTTGCGCCGCAGTCTACTGCCAGGCCATAGGCGCCTCGGCGATCAAACAGATCGTCGCTCAGGGCATCCAGCCGATCAAGGTCCAGGAAGGCGCCACGATCAAGGATTTGATCGGCGACTTGCAGCACGAAATGAAAGTCGGCCCCTCGACCTGGCTGGCCAAAGCCATCAACCAGCATAAAGGGCCGAGTCCGGATCGGTTCAATGCGATGGAGGATGAGGGGTGGGATGAATAG
- a CDS encoding NifX-associated nitrogen fixation protein, which translates to MSQPALVVEAGDPLMTSDIVVEMLKQLRAMDTYDTYEGWSEEKIIDPLIMTKERKREIPIVGDPDEITLARVKAYYNAIASLAEKRTGLMAVPVINITHEGFGRALVLVGKLIAVDKVLRDVHRFGFGSLEELNEKTEKILEKAVSLIEQFKEVAEA; encoded by the coding sequence ATGTCCCAACCCGCACTTGTCGTCGAAGCCGGCGATCCCTTGATGACTTCGGACATCGTCGTCGAAATGCTGAAGCAGCTTCGGGCGATGGATACCTACGATACCTACGAAGGCTGGTCCGAGGAAAAAATCATCGACCCTTTGATTATGACCAAGGAACGTAAACGCGAGATTCCTATCGTCGGCGACCCTGACGAAATCACGCTGGCCCGGGTCAAGGCGTACTACAACGCCATTGCTTCGCTGGCGGAAAAACGCACCGGTTTGATGGCGGTGCCGGTTATCAATATCACCCACGAAGGTTTCGGCCGGGCGCTGGTGCTGGTCGGCAAATTGATTGCGGTCGATAAAGTGCTGCGCGACGTGCATCGCTTCGGTTTCGGCAGTTTGGAAGAATTGAACGAGAAGACCGAAAAGATTCTGGAAAAGGCCGTGAGCTTGATTGAGCAATTTAAAGAAGTGGCCGAAGCTTGA
- a CDS encoding CCE_0567 family metalloprotein produces MSDEDIKALEKEVKKTKRLANEAASVLHDLIEDRLPDAYGELMGVAQATYDACKAWDEANKKFLAASTTSA; encoded by the coding sequence ATGAGCGACGAAGACATTAAAGCCTTGGAAAAAGAAGTGAAGAAAACCAAACGCCTGGCCAACGAGGCGGCGTCGGTGCTGCACGACCTGATCGAAGACCGGTTGCCGGATGCTTACGGCGAACTGATGGGGGTGGCGCAAGCTACCTATGACGCCTGCAAGGCCTGGGACGAAGCCAACAAGAAATTCTTGGCGGCCAGCACCACTTCAGCCTAG
- the fdxB gene encoding ferredoxin III, nif-specific, translating into MSEFVTGVTFGGSVWTPSYVTDINQRACIGCGRCFKVCPRDVFDLVEKDEALADAADDDYEDFEDDDNSMVMSLKNAADCIGCEACSKVCPKDCFTHQHKAAA; encoded by the coding sequence ATGAGCGAATTTGTAACCGGCGTAACCTTCGGCGGCAGCGTCTGGACGCCGTCCTACGTGACCGACATTAACCAGCGCGCCTGCATCGGCTGCGGCCGTTGCTTCAAGGTTTGCCCGCGCGACGTGTTCGATTTGGTCGAAAAAGACGAGGCGCTGGCCGACGCGGCCGACGACGATTACGAAGATTTCGAGGACGACGACAACAGTATGGTGATGAGCCTGAAAAACGCAGCCGACTGCATCGGTTGCGAGGCCTGTTCCAAGGTTTGTCCGAAGGATTGTTTTACGCATCAGCATAAGGCTGCGGCTTGA
- a CDS encoding (2Fe-2S) ferredoxin domain-containing protein: protein MPRPEKHVFVCTQARPQGHPRGSCSASGCADVMNEFMNQIQARNLFEKIGLTNTGCMGPCTLGPSVLVYPEGVMYGKVTKDDVKTIIDQHLLGGAPVEALQVPAEVW from the coding sequence ATGCCACGCCCCGAAAAACACGTATTCGTCTGTACTCAAGCCCGTCCGCAAGGCCATCCGCGCGGGTCCTGCTCGGCCAGCGGTTGTGCCGACGTGATGAACGAGTTCATGAACCAAATTCAGGCCCGGAATCTGTTCGAGAAAATCGGTTTGACCAATACCGGTTGCATGGGGCCGTGCACGCTCGGCCCGAGCGTGCTGGTTTACCCGGAAGGGGTCATGTACGGCAAAGTCACCAAAGACGATGTCAAAACCATCATCGACCAGCATTTGTTGGGCGGTGCGCCGGTCGAGGCTTTGCAAGTCCCGGCAGAGGTTTGGTAA